Within the Myxococcus virescens genome, the region CCAGCCCGCGTGGAAGAGCTGAGACCGCTCACCTCGAAGCCCCCCGGCACGGCGCGCCCCGAGTGAGAAGACGGGCGCCGGCCCCGCTGGAACGCGGGACGGTCGCAGGGCGCCCGGGCGTTGCCGCCAATGAACGGGTGACACGCGAGGTGCTCCAGTGGCGATTCGACTCAAGCGGGCGTACGAGGCAGCAAGCCGCACGGATGGGCGGCGCTTCCTGGTGGAACGGCTGTGGCCGCGAGGCGTGCGGAAGACAGCGCTTCCCCTCGAAGCCTGGCTGAAGGACGCAGCCCCCAGCACCGAGCTGCGGAAGTGGTTTGCACACGACCCCGACCGCTGGTCCGAGTTCTGCCGAAGATACTCCGCCGAGCTCGCGGCGAATCCCGCGGCATGGCAGCCCCTGCTCGAAGCCGCGCGCCACGGCACGGTGACGCTCGTCTACAGCGCCCACGACACCGAGCACAACAACGCGGCGGCCCTCCAACAGTTCCTCGAAGAGGCATCCGGTGGCGCCGATCCGAAGAAGGCTCCATGTGCCCCGCGGCGAGGCCGGGGCCGCTCGACGCGACACACCTGACGTGCCGCCAAGGGAAAGCGCGCCGTGGCTCAACTCCTTCCGGTACGTGGAGTCGCCGAAGGGACTCAGCAGCAGCGGGACGTGGTCGTGCGCGTCCGGCGCCATGA harbors:
- a CDS encoding DUF488 domain-containing protein — translated: MAIRLKRAYEAASRTDGRRFLVERLWPRGVRKTALPLEAWLKDAAPSTELRKWFAHDPDRWSEFCRRYSAELAANPAAWQPLLEAARHGTVTLVYSAHDTEHNNAAALQQFLEEASGGADPKKAPCAPRRGRGRSTRHT